In a single window of the Deinococcus cellulosilyticus NBRC 106333 = KACC 11606 genome:
- a CDS encoding ABC transporter ATP-binding protein, whose product MKAIEVVNVTKHFGNVEALKGVTFSADQGEVLAFLGPNGAGKTTTISIMLGMRAPTGGTVKVYGMDPRVPRARARLGAMLQESDLPATLKVKEAVELFRRLYPRPLPARQVMEMADLMDIAERLCGNLSGGQRRRLSFALSVCGNPDVLFLDEPTVAMDVQSRTAFWESVRQFKTQGKTVILTTHHLEEADALSDRVLVIDQGKVIVEGTPKAIKEQVGGTRIRFHGQVQEQQLRTLPGVTRVNINGVNEVYTRTPEAALREILHHDITDLEVSKASLEEAFLNLTARN is encoded by the coding sequence ATGAAAGCCATCGAAGTTGTGAATGTCACAAAGCATTTTGGAAACGTTGAAGCCCTGAAGGGCGTGACTTTTTCTGCAGACCAGGGAGAGGTCCTGGCTTTTCTGGGGCCCAACGGGGCAGGAAAAACCACCACCATCAGCATCATGCTGGGCATGCGGGCACCCACGGGCGGAACCGTGAAAGTGTACGGGATGGACCCCAGGGTTCCCCGCGCCAGAGCCCGCCTGGGGGCCATGCTGCAGGAAAGCGACCTCCCGGCAACCCTGAAAGTCAAAGAGGCGGTGGAACTCTTTCGCAGGCTGTATCCCAGGCCCCTCCCGGCCCGTCAGGTCATGGAAATGGCCGACCTGATGGACATTGCAGAGCGCCTGTGCGGCAACCTGTCTGGAGGTCAACGCAGACGCCTGAGTTTCGCCCTCAGTGTGTGTGGGAACCCGGATGTGCTCTTCCTGGACGAGCCCACAGTGGCGATGGATGTGCAGTCCAGAACAGCTTTCTGGGAAAGTGTGCGCCAGTTCAAGACCCAGGGCAAGACCGTCATCCTGACCACCCACCACCTGGAAGAGGCCGACGCCCTCTCGGACCGTGTGCTGGTGATTGACCAGGGCAAAGTGATTGTGGAGGGCACCCCGAAAGCCATCAAAGAACAGGTGGGGGGCACCCGCATCCGTTTCCACGGACAGGTCCAGGAACAGCAACTCAGGACCCTGCCAGGGGTCACCCGCGTGAACATCAACGGGGTCAACGAGGTGTACACCCGCACCCCGGAAGCCGCCCTGCGGGAAATCCTGCACCACGACATCACGGATCTGGAAGTCAGCAAGGCAAGCCTGGAAGAAGCCTTCCTGAACCTCACCGCGAGAAACTGA
- a CDS encoding DUF2306 domain-containing protein, with protein MDGLVLFHVVTAGTALLSGFTAVNLQRKAPLHRIAGKAYLLSWLGFAASAYLIGARRPEISPFEVITTIGLFFTLMAYWAVLNRRKLGPRWIGLHYNNMLSSLAFVCIATLNQILFRMFDVPQWSFWVLVALPFFVLPIYGRKLNRRYFAKGTS; from the coding sequence ATGGACGGACTGGTCCTCTTTCATGTGGTCACCGCCGGCACGGCACTGCTTTCTGGCTTCACCGCAGTGAACCTGCAGAGAAAAGCTCCTCTGCACCGCATTGCAGGAAAAGCTTACCTGCTGTCCTGGCTTGGCTTTGCAGCCTCTGCCTACCTGATTGGTGCCCGCAGACCTGAGATCAGCCCTTTTGAAGTCATCACCACCATCGGGCTCTTTTTCACCCTGATGGCCTACTGGGCCGTATTGAACCGCAGGAAACTGGGGCCACGCTGGATCGGCCTGCACTACAACAACATGCTGTCCAGTCTGGCTTTCGTGTGCATTGCCACCCTCAACCAGATCCTCTTCAGGATGTTTGATGTGCCCCAGTGGTCGTTCTGGGTGCTGGTCGCCCTGCCCTTCTTTGTGCTTCCCATCTACGGCAGGAAACTCAACCGCCGTTATTTTGCGAAAGGAACCTCATGA
- a CDS encoding HD domain-containing phosphohydrolase encodes MKFPEQDPTPVPAIPSSQTLQRLLDLSSEGMMVLEPQDSTSDWTVRYANASAARITGLSETDLQGQSFKSLFPLSESDLARMTQGMELNAGSYQLTITPLGDATMAVTCRPLQQSMDHLLDHTDSFLRVYSRDGQCTYASPSVQRLLGYSADELLRLKPEALIHPEDQRVIHSEHHINLQFEDLGEDFPFEYRILNSAGEIRWVSSRSRKVLGSNGEPEFHLTTSDITSRKQAELDAQERQERYGALLNLTYHFETVNDPDDLATGALRAVLPLTEYRYGGYIKFVGQQGVMLWSSGGPELEQELKGIAQRVNKIRFLLMFRKLGPQLYQSGSTPALDQLLGNAELWASFGVLPIHGNGEVLGFLLLGAPTRMTASESTRKLLTVVSERVSLTFGRLVDMANLQRAREETLRAMGLVLEYRDFETKGHTERVTELAGRLGKRLRVSEEELDDLRLGAYLHDVGKVAISDMVLLKPGKLNEEERKLIQEHPQVGYHLLQQIPTLRPTVLDVVLYHQERWNGTGYPEGLSGKSIPYLARIFAVVDVYDALTSDRPYKKAFDWKTACDILEKESGTFLDPEITQEFIRMITETHAESPVQSGE; translated from the coding sequence ATGAAGTTTCCCGAACAAGACCCCACTCCGGTTCCGGCCATCCCCTCCAGCCAGACCCTGCAACGGCTGCTGGACCTCAGCAGTGAGGGAATGATGGTGCTGGAACCTCAGGACAGCACCTCTGACTGGACGGTTCGTTACGCCAATGCCAGTGCGGCACGCATCACCGGCCTGAGCGAGACGGACCTGCAAGGGCAGAGTTTCAAGAGCCTGTTCCCCCTTTCGGAATCCGATCTGGCCCGCATGACCCAGGGAATGGAACTTAATGCAGGCAGTTACCAGCTCACCATCACCCCTCTGGGAGATGCCACGATGGCAGTCACCTGCAGGCCCCTCCAGCAGAGCATGGACCACCTGCTGGACCACACTGACAGCTTCTTGCGGGTGTATTCCAGGGATGGGCAGTGCACGTATGCGTCACCTTCTGTGCAACGGTTGCTGGGGTACAGTGCAGATGAACTTCTGCGCCTGAAACCAGAAGCCCTGATCCACCCTGAAGACCAGCGGGTGATTCACAGCGAACACCACATCAACCTGCAGTTTGAAGACCTCGGGGAGGATTTTCCTTTCGAGTACCGCATTCTGAACAGTGCCGGAGAGATCCGCTGGGTGTCTTCCCGTTCCCGCAAAGTCCTGGGCAGCAACGGTGAACCTGAGTTTCACCTGACCACCAGTGACATCACCTCCCGCAAGCAGGCAGAGCTTGATGCCCAGGAAAGACAGGAGCGCTATGGGGCCCTCCTCAACCTGACCTATCACTTCGAGACCGTCAATGATCCCGATGATCTGGCGACCGGGGCGCTCAGGGCTGTGCTTCCCCTCACCGAGTACCGCTATGGGGGGTACATCAAGTTTGTGGGTCAGCAGGGGGTCATGCTGTGGTCGTCTGGCGGGCCAGAACTTGAGCAGGAATTGAAAGGGATCGCCCAGCGGGTCAACAAGATCCGTTTCCTGTTGATGTTCCGCAAACTGGGTCCGCAACTGTACCAGTCTGGAAGCACCCCTGCCCTGGACCAGCTTCTGGGCAATGCTGAGCTGTGGGCCAGTTTTGGTGTGCTGCCCATTCACGGCAATGGCGAAGTGCTGGGATTCCTGCTGCTGGGTGCGCCCACACGCATGACAGCTTCGGAATCCACCCGCAAGCTGCTCACTGTGGTCTCTGAGCGGGTCAGCCTGACCTTCGGGCGTCTGGTGGACATGGCCAACCTGCAACGGGCCAGGGAGGAAACCCTGCGCGCGATGGGTCTGGTGCTGGAATACCGGGATTTCGAGACCAAGGGCCACACCGAACGGGTCACCGAACTGGCAGGCCGCCTCGGGAAACGCCTGAGGGTCAGTGAGGAAGAACTCGATGACCTGCGTCTGGGCGCCTACCTGCACGATGTCGGCAAGGTGGCCATTTCGGACATGGTGCTCTTGAAACCCGGCAAACTCAATGAGGAGGAACGCAAACTGATCCAGGAGCACCCACAGGTTGGCTACCACCTCCTGCAGCAGATTCCCACCCTGAGGCCGACAGTGCTGGATGTGGTGCTGTACCACCAGGAACGCTGGAACGGCACAGGCTACCCTGAAGGGCTCAGTGGCAAGAGCATTCCGTACCTGGCCCGGATTTTTGCAGTGGTGGATGTGTACGACGCCCTGACCAGTGACCGCCCCTACAAAAAAGCCTTCGACTGGAAAACCGCCTGTGACATTCTGGAGAAGGAATCGGGCACTTTTCTGGACCCCGAGATCACCCAGGAATTCATCCGCATGATCACCGAAACCCATGCAGAATCGCCCGTGCAATCTGGAGAGTGA